agatggacagAAAGACTGACTACAAAAACTCGCACATTTCCATTTcaataggctttttttttttttttttgtcgcggacagaggcagaaaaaaaaaaagccattaaACGTGCGATGCAAATTCCCCCGTTTTTTGATGAAGCGTGAGATTAGAAGTGTCGCTCTAACGAAGGGCGGcggcggtgacacacacacacacaccacaatttTCCGACACCGGTATCTCAAGTGCTTGCcccacgaatctctctctctctctctctctctctctcacacacacacacacacctacatacatacacgtTTCTGCATTCCCTCATCCATTTCCTCACTCATTCATCCACCTCAATCCCCCCCACCCACGTCAGGACCACCCTTGGGACCATGCAGACGAGCAATATATCAacacatccctttccctctccattcgaaattgacctctcttctggccacctCTCCTTCAGTGTTTGtgcaggagcagcgaatagcgggcttcttctgttttttttttttttcacttcttcattgcccttgaactgtttcctttgctggaacaaaaaagaagagtcATTTTGCATAAGTTCTGTAggtgttgcaaaaaaaaaatactaatagcctgtttttcttctctctccgttCGTAAGAGAGGTTGACTGGTGAGGTTTTCTCCTTCAACCTCCTAGCGAAGTAGTAgtgttttattcatattttttctgaGATTGCACATGAAAGGTTGTGTTAAGTATATGCCAAACACAATAACACTCATTTCCATGTTGTAGACCAGTAGGCAGTCAGGTCACACGGGTAtaataactggctgactggtgatGTTTTCTCCTTCAACCTCTTAACGaatgagtatttttttctctGAGATTGCACATGAAAGGTTGTGTTTAGTATATGCTAAACACAATTACACTCATTCTCATCTTGTAGACCACTAGAAAGCCAGGGCACACGGGTATAGTAACTCTCATCGCATGATATCCACCACTAACTCCACTGTACTGAGATAGATCACTTGCAAGGAAATGGCAGCAGTGTCAGCACGCCGGCACACAGCCACTTGacaccctcccaccaccactgccgGAGCAACACTACTACAGCATTGGTCTGGTGGTgactgcctggtggtggtggccctcccTGCCCCAGCCCCTAGTGCCTGGCCagcggggtggtggtgatgcgaCTCCCTGCcccggtggtagtggtagtggtggtggagaaagtGGTGACGTAGGGAACAGCCTCACTGCAGCCTGCCATTCATGTAATCTTGACTTGCTGAGTTGCTCATATATACGTACTGTGCTACATGTTATCCCTCTGTACGTGAGGACATATATGGCCGTCATATTCTGGGAGAGATTATACTTATTGTGTCCGTCCAAATGCATCATGTATTattatatagagatagatagttaCATAGCTAGGTTCATAGATGTGTCAAGTATACCTTTGTCATACTTATGAATGGGAAGTCGTTTTAGTAAGTCATTGTGGTAAGATATagataaacagggagagagaaatagagggagataggtagatagatatagataaatagagagagagagagagagagagagagagagagagagagagagagagagagagagagagagagagagagagagagagagagagagagagagagagagagagagagagagtacatatcCAAGGTCAAACAGGTAAatctttttcttataattttcatCCGTCCATCTATACCTACATCGCTGGCCAACAGTTTATTTGTGCATGTATAGACGCTAATTGTTACTAACTGAGAGTGagggggggctcccgtggtcccgtgctgccttgcgcttcggcggggtgctagagcgtgggttcgagacctatcaggtGCCGtaggagtggaaaggtgggctctccgacgcctcctccttgaaagaactgggcatctctctaccagccttctggggggttgcgcggcatgcaccgccttcctccattcgGGTAAATCCCCATCgaaatacccccccccaaaaaaaaaaaataaaataaataaataaataaaaaataactgaGAGTGCATAGTCATATATCTTGTCTTTCCTATGTGCTATTTGAGCAGATACCGTACGAATCTGTTAGGTAGAGGACATACATTAGGACGATTAAATCAACTGTGCAAGTCTTATTTTTGATATGGTGAAGTAAGGTACTGCATGTTtgggggccagtgtgacatccaggttaccgcagtttaccttccccaggttttcccaggcaGCTAcctatttatcaaccagcccgaaagggaggatgaaaactggatgagctgcacgccgattgcCGGGGCGGGATTCAAACCCTGCCCAAGCCTCACGACACCATGCATGGTCACTCCTTCACTTTGATCACACAATCACAACATGATCAAAACAATAACAGACATATCAATGGAAAGATCAGTAAACCACATACCCAATACTTAACTGACATAAACCTGCACAAAACCGATTGGGGGCAAGTAATGCTAGATGGCCCACACAACCACTGATCGAGCCTCCCCGGTCTCTCAGACATAACTAACTTTTGCATGTTCAAATTGAAGGTAGAGGAAAACATGTCCTTTCAGTAAATAACAACTCCTTCGGACACAAGGGAAATAATGAAAGACCACATGAAGGCTGGTAACTAACTTAACATTTTTGCAAGAGCTctacggggggagggggggggtgctcTTGGGAAAACTATAGAGCTGCATAAATAGAGCTAGTTACATCACTACAAGACAACACCCATTTTAAAGTAGTTATATGAGTGACAGAGTCTGATTATACAAGCCGATTACACAAGAATGCCCCAGAGAACGTTTTCCTTGTTCCGAAAATGTTTGCACTAACTTATCCATATTTTTGTTGATATTTGCAGCCTCCTTGGTCCTTGGAGTCGCCTTGGCCCTCGTCACTGGCCAGGTAGAAGAAGCAAGTGTGGCCACGGACGTCAATCACTCCAGGTAAGCATAAATACAACAAAGAGCAGTGTGTGAGTCTGGCAGTAATCTAATGGAGGCAGGTTCCTATATAAGCAATGGGGCAGTGGAAATCAGGGAGTCTGTCATTGGTGTGAGTGTACAAAGCATGAAGCAGTTATGCCCACGTAAGGGGAAATTACATTTCAGTATACAGCGACTTTGTATAattgtggaagtgtgtgtgtgacggactCCAGAGGTGTTGGCCTCTAGGCTCTGGGGCGTGAGTCTGCCCCTCCCCACGGCTCTGGCTGGTGGCTGGGGACTCTAGGGGCAGTGCTGGCCTCTAGGCTCTGGGGCGTGAGTCTGCCCCTGCCCACGGCTCTGGCTGGTGGCCGGGGACACTAGGGGCAGTGCTGGCCTCTAGGCTCTGGGGCGTGAGTCTGCCCCTGCCCACGGCTCTGGCTGGTGGCCGGGGACTCTAGGGGCAGTGCTGGCCTCTAGGCTCTGGGGCGTGAGTCTGCCCCTCCCCATGGCTCTGGCTGGTGGCCGGGGACACTAGGGGCAGTGCTGGCCTCTTGGCTCTGGGGCATGAGTCTGCCCCTCCCCATGGCTCTGGCTGGTGGCCGGGGACACTAGGGGCAGTGCTGGCCTCTAGGCTCTGGGGCGTGAGTCTGCCCCTCCCCACGGCTCTGGCTGGTGGCCGGGGACGCTAGGGGCAGTGCTGGGCTGGAGGTACTGAATCTCCCTCACCCCACGGCTACTCTGGCTGGGGGCTGGGGATTATTTTTTATTGGTGTCGTGCTCACTCAGGTGATCATGCATTTTGTGTTGAATAGCATTTTTCTTATTTCGTCCCATTGTGCATTTTATTCAGAACCTTAAGACATTTTTGTCAGCTTATGTAACAATGCAACTACATGGACTTACTGTTTTTAATAGTATTTTCAAATAGGATATTagttattatatttatttccctttaaTTTTTTCATTCCAGGGTATGATGGTTGATGTCTACACCAACCCAGAGAAGCATGTTGTCCTCAGCAACAATGTCAAGGTCCCCATCCTTGGTTTAGGTAAGAACCCATTTTCTTGAGTTTTGCATGACAGCAAGAAAATAAAACTTTTATCTTAAGAATGTCACTGACATCATGTAATTTTTCATGATATGATGTAtggtattacttttttttttttttaggatgttTACTTCtgattactctttttttctcataataGTCCATGCAAGTGTAGGCAGTGTTCAATGGTGGAGTTCCTTAAAGATAAAAAATCCACTGTAATATCGAGGTGATGGTGGTCTGCAGGCAAGGAAGGAGTTCCTCAGGTGACGCCTTGAGGAACATGCTGTGACTGGCAGCCGCCTCAGCTAATTAATTGAGCTCAATGAAGAGAGTGGGTGTGACCTGCTgtaattatatataatttttatatggAACAGAACATACACTTTTTGGCAAATTTTGGCAAGGTTCAGTTAATTGAGGGTTAACTGTAATAGCATTCTTGGTTACATTATTCTTTACAGGTATTGACTTGAAATTACAGTTATATTATTTCAGGAACATCACACGATGGAGGCTACAGTCATGATGCTGTGGTTTACGCCTTGAAGAACTGTGGGTATCGACACGTTGACACAGCAAAGCGTTATGGCTGTGAGAGGTACATTGCTCAAGCAGTCAAGGTTAGGTTCTAAATTTAGGATAAATACtaggtgtttttttatttatttttttatttttttactttaaagACATCCAACCATACTTCATAACCAGTACAGTAACTTAATAAAACCCATTCTGTCCATAATAGATTACTGGTTATTTCATATTTTTAACAAAAATCTGTTTATTCATTAGGGTATCTTTCAaagttttttttatcctttatttaaCTGAAAACAGGCTTTGAAAATTTGCACTAATACATAGAGCAAACAGCCTCAGTTTCAAAGTGTGTTAATGAGTGATGCAGCAAGCCTTGTGCCTAAGGAAGCCAAATGCTTTCTAGCCTCAGTGTATAAGGTACAGGAGGATTatgagaaccccccccccccccttttgttTAAGTACATCTAATACACCAAAAAATATTGtatattctcctccttccataGTTACCATCTCAGGTGTATGGGAAAAGCCAAGTTCTCTTTGAAAATTCTGTTACATCATTATTAAGGTTTCAAAGTTTCTTTCATCAACCTTCTCATTTTTAGGCCTCAGATGTGCCCCGAGAAGAGATTTTTCTTGCCACAAAGTGCTGGCCAACAGACTATGGGGCTCTCACCACAAAGGAAGCCTTCAAGGGCTCATGTCAAAGACTGGGAGTGGATTACCTTGGTGAGAAACTCATTACTACAtgttttctcattctcttatgAGAATTAATGTATATATCACTCAAAATATTTTATAGCATGTAATTTTTTCAAATGGCAGAATTGAATTTAGTATAAATGTAAATGTGATTTATTTCAACCTGTTTTCCTTCAAAACTGCcacctcacacatacacacattgaaACTATCTTGCTAAGCATTTAGTTTAGTAAGTTCTGACCATGATTTCATTGTACCACTGTGTTAACAGACATGTACCTCCTGCACTGGCCCGAGGTGAGGTCAGGGGTGAAGGACAGAAAGCAACTGCTGCAGGAGACTTGGCGCACACTTGAGGTCAGTGCCTGTCACTTTAAGTACTCTCCTAATGGTGTGTTGTCTTTTGGATGTGTTGAAATCTGGGTACACTAAGGGAAGCTAATAAAGGTCATAGGGTAGACAGTGATGTGACTTCCTCTTGAAATGAATTAAATTCACACTGGCAAATGAAAAATGTATATTTACCAAACAGCTTCAGTGTACACTGCCGGATGGAGAGTAGAAGTAAGGCAAGTGTAATACAGAGCTCCTTATATATACTTTCAGACAGTAGGTAACCCTTAAATTCACACTGGCAAATGAAAAATGTATATTTACCAAACAGCTTCAGTGTACACTGCTGGATGGGGAGTAGAAGTAAGGCAAGTGTAATACAGAGCTCCTTATATATACTTTCAGACAGTAGGTAACCCTTAAGAGGGTGGGGTGGAGATGGCAGCAAACCAGTCACACGTTTCAAGCTTAATTAGTTTTATTAAGTGGTTACAAAGCACAGGCTTGCCTCATCTTACTTAACTTCGTGTCAAATGCAACTTTAGCTTATAGAATGAGGTTCACAGCTTCATTTGCTGACCCATTTATCTTTCTGCAGGTGTTACTGGACGAAGAACAAGTTCGGGTTATTGGAGTGAGCAATTTTTTGGAGAGGCATTTAGAGATGATCCTTGATGAATGCTCTGTGACTCCTCATGTCAATCAGTGCGAGTTCCACCCTTTCAATAATCCCAAGAAGCTTCGACAATTCTGTGCTGAAAGAAACATACAATTTGAGGTGAGGCATCAGTCTGGCGTCAAGTagaattttactttttatttttttagtagaATTGTATTTACAAGTTTGTCAAATGTCCTGTGGAACCAGAAATTAACTTGGGTTTAGACTTTATGAAGAGGTTACTCATACCATCAAAATGATCTGAATATTTTTAATAGAAATAGACCTCACTGTCTCCACTGTCGTCAGCCATGTTATTGCAGGTTGTCTTGGTTGTGTTTACATACTGTTGTTTTCTAGGTGTCTTCTACCCACCATGCATTCAGTACGAGTGAACCATCTTCTCTGTATATCATTGGTTCTGTCAGCTACAGTGATATCCACATTTGCCATATTTCAGATTATATCACTTGGTGATTTGCCTTACCATCCTATGTAAATGGTCCACCTCAAACAGTATATTTTGAATTCAAGTagcttatttcttcctctttggtTTTGTGCCCAACATATGTTCCATTGATTGAGAAATTTTTAAAAATGAAAAGTTAATAATGAAAGTGAATTAGATGGCAGACATTTAGGAACACATTTTAAGTTTGTGTTACGTAATGGATGAATTTTTAAcatgaaaatatttattcaatGAAACAGGGCTATTCCCCTCTTGCTAAGGGTCGGGCTCTCAGGCACCCCAATGTGATCGCCATTGCCAAATCGCTTTGCAAGACTCCCTCTCAGGTGCTAATCCGCTGGAGTCTGCAGAATAACATCCCTTCCATCCCCAAATCAACTAAGCTTGAGCGTGTGATGGAGAATTCCCAGGTAGTTTTTCAGTAGTTTTCATTTATACATTTATAGTTTCTGAACAAGTGTACAGAGTTATGGATGTGGATTTAAATGCTATGTGTTTAATAATGTTTTGCTGAAAATATTTACCTATTACCTCTTTGCCATATCATGTTGAAACTTTTGTGACAGAAAGTCAATGTTTGGCTGGTGATTCCCTTGAAGGAGTTAATGGGGTGCTTTGTATGATGATTGATTCGATGGCAGCATCCATTCTGAGGCTTCTTGCATTAAGCTCACACACTTCTGTCAATACATCATCAAACCCATCAGAGCCAACCCTTGCAACTATCTACGGTACTGGCTACAGAGGTGAAAATATCACATTACCACACACCACTTTAAGCCACAGAGCATGAAAACTTCTGAGCTCTGGGTGACCTGACCATGACCAAGTATGATAGACAAGAAGGATATTTTATTGATCCATTTTACCCCTGATGTATCCCTCATGTGTTTTCTTTGACTCCTGATCCAAATCTAAGCACAGCCTTTTGGTAACTTTAGTTTACCTTGCACATCTTGCCTTCTCAGTGTGTATCTGTGAATCATTGTGTGAATGTTATTTGTGAGGAAAAGCTCCCTGCAGCATTTACACCTACCAAACAAGCACTTCCCCCTTTCATTCCATCCAGGTAATACCCATTTGTAAGCCAATGGTAATTTACCACCCTAATAAGAGACTTGTTTCTTCCACATCCATATTTCTTGACAAGTGTTCAGAACTCTCGCCTATCCTTACTTAAATAAAAATTTTGTATGTACTTTGTTATAGGGGTACTGTCCACTAGGTAATGGACAGATTCTTAGCAATCCTCAAATCCAGGAGATTGCTGACCAGCACTCTAGGTCCCCAGCTCAGGTGCTTATTCGCTGGAACCTGCAAAACAGGGTTGTATGTATCCCCAAGTCCACCAAGGAGCACAGGGTGAAAGAAAATTTTCAGGTAGAGGAATGATTACGTCTTTAGTCATGTTTTATGTTTGCTAATCCAAAAGAGGGTGAGATGTTGGCTTTATAAGTGACACAGGACTCATGAATTTTAAATATTAGCAGCTGTTATTATTAGTTTTCTTGTGTGGGTGTGTAATTTGTTTCTTGTGGTATTTTTAGCCAGATTGTCATCCCCTGTGAATAATGTATGTCAGCTGTACCTGAACTTTTAGAGAGTGAACTAACCTGTGTGTTCTGGGTCTGCCTCATTCATAGCTTTAATTAGGTTATAAGGCACTTCTATATTTGATCTTTGGCAAGGACCTCAAATTAAGGATAAGGTAGACTCCAAGGttttatttttaaatatttttgaagTTTTTATTTTCACTTACTTTTGATATTGCAGGTTTTTGATTTTGTTCTGCCTGACAGTGCCATGGCTAACCTTGAAATTTTGCATAATGACATCCATGTGTCATGGGACCCTAACCAAGTTCCTTAGTGACTCCACCCCCGGCACCTGTCTGCTGGCGCCGGGAGGTACGTGGCCTCCGTGAACTTGACAAAACTAGGAATGGAGACGGATTTTTTTAGTGCAATAGCAAAaagtacataaataaaataatgcatgTGTGAATTGCTTACCTCATTCATTTTGTGTTTTTGCAAGTATGTCAAACTTACTAATAACTTTAAAAAGATCAATGCAACTCTAATTTGAAGTATTAAGACAAGAACATATGACCTTTATTATATTTCAATCACTGAGCCTTTCTTTaaattttttctttatatttcatatatatagtAGTCCCATTTCTTTAGTTATTACTATAAAGAAATGGGACTACTTTATACTACACctaccaaagacccttcccatgtcctcactttccatttccctattgtctcatcaacaccagagagtagttcagcaagctctctctttccacaccacactacattcacacaacatacacaccttttcccaaaatttaaaatggcACAATTACGCTCTGCCTCGGAGTCcacgcctggggggggggggaccacagattcccccagggaggactccccttctggctgccgaattgagaggtgtcttgataactcctcaaacctatttattatcaatttctgcaacatttgcagTCTtcactctaattttcattctgtggaacaccatctcctctaaacctcaccttctcttcctcaccgaaacacaggtttctgaggctactgacagcaatctctactctgttccctcctactatctctattctaaatttcaatccaaagctggatgttgcacctaTGTGTGCAATGACAtcatttgctctcgtgcccacgaccttgactcttcagaattttccaccatctggctaagacttcattgtcattatattactaaatacatctgtgctgttcatctctcacctaactctactaactatgtaaaattctttgactatttgaactctaaagtggagcacatcttgactgactctcccttcgctgaaatctccatcctaggagattttaatgttcaccaccagctttggctttcattcgctttcactgaccaacctggtgaacaaacctacaactttgctctcctcaatgatctagagcagttggttcagccccccacacatattcccgaccgtcttggagacaggcccaacatactagacctcttccttacctctaaccttctacttactctgtcaaactgttctcttcgttgggctcctccaatcacaacatcatttatgtatcctgtcctatatcactcctgtacatcctctggacccaccgaagaggtgatgcttctggcattttgcttcagctcggtgggacgacctgaggatatacttttctgatttcccgtggaatgattactgcttccaggagagagactcctctgtatgtgcccagcgcatcacagaggtgattgtcta
Above is a window of Eriocheir sinensis breed Jianghai 21 chromosome 8, ASM2467909v1, whole genome shotgun sequence DNA encoding:
- the LOC126995440 gene encoding uncharacterized oxidoreductase ZK1290.5-like isoform X1, with the translated sequence MMVDVYTNPEKHVVLSNNVKVPILGLGTSHDGGYSHDAVVYALKNCGYRHVDTAKRYGCERYIAQAVKASDVPREEIFLATKCWPTDYGALTTKEAFKGSCQRLGVDYLDMYLLHWPEVRSGVKDRKQLLQETWRTLEVLLDEEQVRVIGVSNFLERHLEMILDECSVTPHVNQCEFHPFNNPKKLRQFCAERNIQFEGYSPLAKGRALRHPNVIAIAKSLCKTPSQVLIRWSLQNNIPSIPKSTKLERVMENSQVYDFTLSEGDMMTLDNMKQTLTCVDRSSIQAKIDNPLPDGYKLKLVKSPLEP
- the LOC126995440 gene encoding uncharacterized oxidoreductase ZK1290.5-like isoform X3, which gives rise to MMVDVYTNPEKHVVLSNNVKVPILGLGTSHDGGYSHDAVVYALKNCGYRHVDTAKRYGCERYIAQAVKASDVPREEIFLATKCWPTDYGALTTKEAFKGSCQRLGVDYLDMYLLHWPEVRSGVKDRKQLLQETWRTLEVLLDEEQVRVIGVSNFLERHLEMILDECSVTPHVNQCEFHPFNNPKKLRQFCAERNIQFEGYCPLGNGQILSNPQIQEIADQHSRSPAQVLIRWNLQNRVVCIPKSTKEHRVKENFQVFDFVLPDSAMANLEILHNDIHVSWDPNQVP
- the LOC126995440 gene encoding uncharacterized oxidoreductase ZK1290.5-like isoform X4 produces the protein MMVDVYTNPEKHVVLSNNVKVPILGLGTSHDGGYSHDAVVYALKNCGYRHVDTAKRYGCERYIAQAVKASDVPREEIFLATKCWPTDYGALTTKEAFKGSCQRLGVDYLDMYLLHWPEVRSGVKDRKQLLQETWRTLEVLLDEEQVRVIGVSNFLERHLEMILDECSVTPHVNQCEFHPFNNPKKLRQFCAERNIQFEGYSPLAKGRALRHPNVIAIAKSLCKTPSQVLIRWSLQNNIPSIPKSTKLERVMENSQGYCPLGNGQILSNPQIQEIADQHSRSPAQVLIRWNLQNRVVCIPKSTKEHRVKENFQVYDFTLSEGDMMTLDNMKQTLTCVDRSSIQAKIDNPLPDGYKLKLVKSPLEP
- the LOC126995440 gene encoding uncharacterized oxidoreductase ZK1290.5-like isoform X2; this encodes MMVDVYTNPEKHVVLSNNVKVPILGLGTSHDGGYSHDAVVYALKNCGYRHVDTAKRYGCERYIAQAVKASDVPREEIFLATKCWPTDYGALTTKEAFKGSCQRLGVDYLDMYLLHWPEVRSGVKDRKQLLQETWRTLEVLLDEEQVRVIGVSNFLERHLEMILDECSVTPHVNQCEFHPFNNPKKLRQFCAERNIQFEGYCPLGNGQILSNPQIQEIADQHSRSPAQVLIRWNLQNRVVCIPKSTKEHRVKENFQVYDFTLSEGDMMTLDNMKQTLTCVDRSSIQAKIDNPLPDGYKLKLVKSPLEP